The following proteins come from a genomic window of Mucinivorans hirudinis:
- a CDS encoding Sll0445 protein, translating into MLFSQKNLESDMKVGFKGNPNIGSVVLNQFADSAEFKSFANDFQQGDKVFIISSIFGGTGIILPSLRTVFVSA; encoded by the coding sequence ATGCTGTTTTCTCAGAAAAATCTGGAATCAGATATGAAAGTTGGCTTCAAAGGTAATCCTAATATTGGAAGTGTCGTTTTAAATCAGTTTGCAGATTCTGCCGAATTTAAATCATTTGCTAATGACTTTCAGCAAGGTGACAAGGTTTTTATTATAAGCTCTATTTTTGGAGGTACTGGTATAATACTTCCCTCTCTTCGGACAGTTTTTGTATCTGCTTAA
- a CDS encoding Adenine-specific methyltransferase, whose amino-acid sequence MVKPTIIDSNTTLYLGDCLEVMPQLADSGFNADLVLSDIPFGTTNCKWDSVIDTTQMWSCLDMITEPNTAILLFAQQPFTSTLGSSNLKNLRYNWVWEKTQGTGFLNAKRMPLKCHEDILVFYQKLPAYYPIKTYGHKRKVVAPEHQLKCRAGDIYRKHDNYGNYDSTERYPRSVLKFKTDKQTSALHPTQKPVALLEYLIGTYTKEGDTVIDFAMGSGSTGVACRNTGRKFIGIEIDSTIFKTAKERLSNENK is encoded by the coding sequence ATGGTAAAACCAACAATCATAGACAGTAATACGACCCTCTACTTGGGCGATTGCCTTGAGGTGATGCCTCAGTTGGCTGATAGCGGTTTTAACGCGGATTTGGTGCTCTCGGATATTCCTTTCGGCACCACAAACTGCAAATGGGATTCGGTCATCGACACAACGCAGATGTGGAGCTGCTTGGATATGATTACCGAACCAAATACAGCGATTTTGCTCTTTGCTCAGCAACCTTTCACTTCAACGCTGGGTTCATCAAACCTGAAGAACCTCCGCTATAACTGGGTGTGGGAGAAGACCCAAGGCACAGGGTTTCTCAATGCTAAGCGTATGCCGCTCAAATGCCACGAAGATATACTGGTCTTCTACCAAAAACTTCCGGCATACTATCCAATCAAAACTTATGGACATAAACGCAAAGTAGTAGCCCCAGAGCATCAACTAAAATGCCGTGCAGGTGACATATACCGCAAACACGACAATTACGGTAACTACGACTCTACGGAGCGATACCCTCGCAGTGTATTGAAGTTCAAAACCGACAAACAGACCTCAGCCCTGCATCCGACCCAGAAACCGGTTGCTCTTTTAGAGTATCTGATTGGCACCTACACCAAAGAGGGCGACACGGTAATCGACTTTGCAATGGGCAGTGGCTCCACCGGTGTTGCCTGCCGAAACACAGGGCGCAAATTTATAGGGATAGAGATAGATTCCACCATATTTAAAACAGCAAAAGAGAGATTGAGCAATGAGAATAAATAA
- a CDS encoding Mobile element protein produces the protein MSKQLTVEQRYTIFAMQQKSYPQKEIAETIGVSKSTISRELRRNCDKRSGKYVMDLAQRKADERKKSKRHKQTFTLKMQKRVKRMLKIGFSPEQITGRCRLLGKEMVSHETIYKWIWADKLSGGELYKLLRRQGRKYAKRGSKNAGRGFIPNRIDIDQRPAVVELKERFGDLEIDTIIGKNHKGAILTINDRATSRVWIRKLSGKEATPLAEKTTSALKKVKELIHTMTADNGKEFAKHEEIAQKLELNFYFCKPYHSWERGANENTNGLIRQYIPKGTDFSEITDKQIKWIENKLNNRPRKRLGYLTPKEKFKQIINQNSVAFPG, from the coding sequence ATGAGCAAACAATTAACCGTAGAGCAAAGATACACAATTTTTGCAATGCAGCAAAAGTCGTATCCACAAAAAGAGATAGCCGAAACTATCGGGGTTTCAAAAAGTACTATCAGCCGAGAACTAAGACGAAACTGTGATAAACGCAGTGGTAAATATGTAATGGATTTGGCTCAACGAAAAGCTGATGAGCGAAAAAAGAGCAAACGGCATAAACAGACCTTTACTCTCAAAATGCAAAAAAGAGTTAAAAGGATGTTAAAGATAGGGTTTAGCCCCGAACAAATTACAGGTAGATGCAGACTGTTGGGTAAAGAAATGGTCTCGCACGAAACCATTTACAAATGGATTTGGGCGGATAAACTAAGTGGTGGGGAACTCTACAAACTACTACGAAGGCAAGGACGAAAATATGCAAAACGAGGCTCAAAGAATGCTGGGCGTGGGTTTATTCCAAACAGGATAGATATAGACCAGCGACCAGCAGTTGTTGAGCTTAAAGAACGATTCGGGGATTTAGAAATTGATACCATTATCGGTAAGAACCACAAAGGAGCGATTCTTACCATAAATGACAGAGCAACAAGTAGAGTTTGGATTCGTAAGCTGTCGGGGAAAGAAGCCACCCCATTAGCCGAAAAAACCACATCTGCATTGAAAAAAGTCAAAGAACTTATACACACTATGACGGCTGACAATGGAAAAGAATTTGCTAAACACGAGGAAATTGCACAAAAATTAGAATTAAATTTCTATTTTTGTAAACCTTACCATTCGTGGGAACGTGGTGCCAATGAGAATACTAATGGACTTATCAGGCAATATATCCCAAAGGGTACGGATTTTAGTGAGATAACCGACAAGCAGATTAAATGGATTGAAAACAAACTAAATAATAGACCTCGTAAAAGACTCGGATACCTCACGCCAAAGGAAAAATTTAAACAAATTATTAACCAGAATTCAGTTGCATTTCCAGGTTGA
- a CDS encoding Replicative DNA helicase, intein-containing — protein MGKLRKLIAPDNLHIDFSPSPKQYELWKLLQPECPLCGGFIQQQLIGHDQNNNPQYKPFCGKCGNHNIPQLILGGGAAGGGKSYLASVWLVSSCIRFGEIRAVVARKTLKSLKESTWNTIRMVIKRWGLVEDVHYRVNNIAGTLRFWNDSVILMLDMADQPSDPNFERFGSMEATICAVDEVSEISQKAIEVLFSRLRWRTHETFMVSKMLLTTNPTTNWVRGRFVQDDNGDRVTCREGEFYVPFSVFDNPDIGFRQTYEAALNKISDQATKERLLYGNWDFVEANDMAIYGKFDGSKHLITGLKEKVYDPTRPLITVWDFNVAPQMSVLLAQVDYENKKLYIIEEILGKPQDKENNTPALARRMQQKLYREKHIGGVDVTGDPSGLQRSSATEDGVNNYTVIMETFGKGILRPKLKLLRKQPPQVTRCEFANELFDGYNGWTIEIDLKCRKLTEDLIYQLRNEDGTKAKHKTTDPKTGVKYEKYGHLSDCLDYLLCYYLRDSWYKFKSGTDNGDSGIVTAPAVYNGFNY, from the coding sequence ATGGGGAAGTTGCGTAAACTCATTGCGCCCGACAATCTCCACATCGACTTCAGCCCCTCGCCAAAGCAGTATGAGCTATGGAAACTGTTGCAGCCGGAGTGTCCGTTGTGTGGTGGATTTATCCAGCAACAACTCATCGGTCACGACCAAAACAACAATCCGCAATACAAGCCATTTTGTGGCAAATGCGGTAATCACAACATTCCACAACTCATACTCGGAGGTGGCGCGGCCGGCGGAGGCAAGAGTTACCTTGCTTCGGTTTGGTTGGTGAGTAGTTGTATCAGGTTTGGGGAGATTCGGGCGGTTGTCGCCCGTAAGACATTGAAGTCACTCAAAGAATCGACTTGGAACACGATTCGAATGGTGATTAAGCGGTGGGGGCTTGTAGAAGATGTGCATTACCGTGTCAACAACATTGCCGGTACGCTGCGGTTTTGGAACGACTCGGTGATCTTGATGCTCGATATGGCCGACCAACCCTCTGACCCGAACTTTGAGCGGTTTGGGTCGATGGAGGCGACTATATGTGCCGTGGATGAGGTGTCAGAGATTTCGCAGAAGGCTATAGAGGTTTTGTTTTCCCGTCTTCGTTGGCGAACGCACGAGACCTTTATGGTGTCGAAGATGTTACTTACCACCAACCCGACGACCAACTGGGTGCGTGGGCGATTTGTGCAGGACGATAACGGCGATAGAGTTACCTGTCGAGAGGGTGAGTTTTACGTTCCATTCAGCGTCTTTGATAACCCCGATATCGGCTTTCGTCAGACCTACGAGGCGGCACTCAACAAAATATCTGACCAAGCCACCAAAGAGCGTCTGCTATATGGTAACTGGGATTTTGTGGAGGCAAACGATATGGCAATCTACGGAAAGTTTGACGGCTCAAAGCACCTTATCACAGGACTCAAAGAGAAAGTCTATGACCCAACCAGGCCACTGATTACCGTTTGGGACTTCAACGTTGCTCCGCAAATGTCAGTACTGCTGGCTCAGGTGGATTATGAGAATAAGAAACTTTACATCATAGAGGAGATATTAGGCAAACCACAAGACAAAGAGAACAACACTCCGGCATTAGCTCGACGGATGCAACAAAAACTCTATCGAGAGAAGCATATTGGCGGCGTAGATGTTACAGGCGACCCGTCAGGATTGCAACGCTCTTCTGCTACGGAAGACGGGGTGAACAACTACACGGTAATTATGGAGACTTTTGGCAAGGGGATTTTGCGTCCAAAACTGAAACTGCTCCGCAAACAGCCACCACAGGTGACACGATGCGAGTTTGCCAACGAGCTATTTGACGGCTACAATGGCTGGACGATTGAGATTGATTTGAAGTGCCGCAAACTTACTGAGGATTTGATTTACCAGCTCCGCAACGAAGACGGCACGAAAGCAAAGCATAAGACCACCGACCCCAAAACCGGTGTAAAGTATGAGAAGTATGGACACCTTTCAGACTGTCTTGATTATCTGCTTTGCTACTACCTGCGTGATAGCTGGTACAAGTTCAAAAGCGGAACTGACAACGGCGACAGTGGCATCGTGACGGCTCCGGCGGTCTATAACGGATTTAACTATTAG
- a CDS encoding Mobile element protein, with amino-acid sequence MEEILFTPYIGVGCGIDVHKDLIVATIQRGNEVVGTKEFDGFTVSLESLRDWCKDAGVTHIAMESTGIYWKPVFNILEDDFEVILVNARHVKNVPGHKTDKKDSKWLSKLLVSGLLKGSFIPPRDIRDLRDLVRYKKKLVAHSASEKNRIIKILEDCNIKLSSVLSDVDGAVGRNIISALIDGESDVNQLMRFYHGKIKTPRSEFVKALQGKVSDHHRFMLQFHRDVIANDDAMLERLDAEIAKAVSDYEVELELLETIPGVGRDSAIGIISEIGVDMERFPDENHLSSYCGVSPGNNESAGKKKVQRP; translated from the coding sequence ATGGAAGAGATACTATTTACCCCCTACATTGGGGTTGGTTGCGGGATTGATGTCCATAAGGATTTGATAGTTGCAACCATTCAACGAGGCAACGAAGTTGTCGGCACAAAGGAGTTTGACGGTTTTACCGTTTCCTTGGAATCTTTGCGTGATTGGTGCAAAGATGCGGGTGTCACTCATATTGCGATGGAGAGCACCGGTATTTATTGGAAGCCTGTGTTCAATATTTTGGAGGATGATTTTGAGGTTATTTTGGTTAATGCTCGGCACGTAAAGAATGTGCCTGGTCATAAGACCGACAAGAAGGATAGCAAATGGTTGAGCAAATTATTGGTAAGCGGACTACTCAAAGGTAGCTTTATCCCTCCACGCGACATAAGAGATTTACGAGATTTAGTTCGCTACAAGAAGAAGTTAGTAGCTCATAGTGCATCAGAGAAGAATCGTATAATCAAGATATTGGAGGATTGCAATATCAAGTTATCAAGTGTATTGAGTGATGTTGATGGAGCCGTTGGTCGCAATATCATCAGTGCATTGATAGATGGAGAGAGTGATGTAAATCAATTAATGCGGTTTTATCACGGCAAGATAAAGACACCTCGTAGTGAGTTTGTCAAAGCTTTGCAGGGTAAGGTTAGCGATCATCATCGTTTTATGTTGCAGTTTCATCGAGATGTGATAGCTAATGATGATGCTATGTTGGAGCGGTTGGATGCAGAAATAGCCAAGGCTGTTTCTGATTATGAAGTTGAATTGGAGCTATTGGAGACCATACCGGGTGTTGGGCGAGATAGTGCCATTGGTATTATAAGCGAGATAGGTGTTGATATGGAACGATTTCCTGATGAGAACCATTTAAGTTCTTATTGTGGTGTAAGTCCGGGCAATAATGAGAGTGCGGGTAAAAAAAAAGTACAAAGACCATAA
- a CDS encoding DNA polymerase III alpha subunit, whose protein sequence is MRINKIEVKQAPDLVAVLDSCVGDGYLQGTGGVLADVDIDYQSDRRGEVKEYLERRYNTGGKQRVFSAGTLTTLKIKAAIKDVARVHKVPLSITNYITAIFDDDKMTWTDLFKLAATNRKVKDFITRYPQVIEDIRPLMGQPRSASVHASAILITPETKDGQPMECFDYTPIKKVDGVLVSEFDGYSLDEVGLLKNDCLGIKELSKINQTINECNRVYNAGLSFEEIVKGDLDDEKTYQILSDGHCQNVFQFSSRGMTKYLMDMRPDCINDLIAANALYRPATLESGSAEKYLLCKRGEVEPQYLWGTYDALKDSFGQLTYQESLAQIAREVGGFSLGEGVSLLKLISKKRIDKIHAMKEKFLSGAAQRGCPEEDAVKIWEMIESGGSYLFNKSHATAYAITAYVGAYLKANFPTAFYTVALQWADDKEISTLMSEMEQCSVAKIVPPDINVSDVHFTTDYAQDKIFWSLTRIKMVGSKAASYVIEERTKNGLFTSLENFIHRIFKHKLKRYEYWDDPDNTEQQSRVPVNARHIRNMILAGCFDNIEGVDVITDRYRIVQQAAELLGFTLSEQDFPADMVLKPHYWSMQQIALSGVG, encoded by the coding sequence ATGAGAATAAATAAGATAGAGGTAAAACAAGCTCCCGATTTAGTGGCAGTCTTGGATAGCTGCGTGGGAGATGGTTACTTGCAGGGCACCGGTGGCGTATTGGCTGACGTGGATATCGACTACCAATCAGACCGCCGTGGTGAGGTCAAGGAGTATTTGGAGAGACGATATAACACAGGCGGCAAACAGCGTGTGTTCTCCGCCGGAACACTGACTACACTAAAAATCAAAGCCGCTATCAAGGACGTTGCCCGTGTGCACAAAGTGCCACTGAGTATCACCAACTATATCACCGCCATTTTTGACGATGATAAAATGACGTGGACAGACCTCTTTAAGCTGGCGGCAACCAACAGGAAGGTTAAGGATTTTATTACTCGTTATCCGCAGGTGATTGAGGATATTCGTCCGCTGATGGGGCAACCTCGCTCCGCATCGGTTCACGCTTCAGCCATACTTATTACCCCCGAAACCAAAGACGGTCAGCCGATGGAGTGTTTCGACTATACGCCTATTAAAAAAGTAGATGGTGTTCTGGTGTCCGAGTTTGACGGCTACTCATTAGATGAGGTCGGACTGCTCAAAAACGACTGTTTGGGCATCAAGGAGCTATCTAAAATCAATCAGACCATCAATGAATGCAACAGGGTGTATAATGCCGGATTATCGTTTGAAGAGATTGTGAAAGGAGATTTGGATGATGAAAAAACCTATCAGATTCTCTCTGATGGTCATTGCCAAAATGTGTTTCAATTCTCATCTCGTGGAATGACCAAGTATCTGATGGATATGCGCCCCGACTGTATCAATGACCTGATAGCGGCTAATGCCTTGTATCGCCCGGCAACGTTAGAATCAGGCTCGGCAGAGAAATACCTGCTCTGCAAACGTGGCGAGGTCGAACCTCAATACCTATGGGGGACTTACGATGCACTCAAAGATAGCTTTGGTCAGCTGACTTATCAGGAATCACTGGCTCAGATAGCTCGTGAGGTGGGTGGTTTCTCGCTTGGTGAAGGTGTAAGCTTGCTGAAACTCATCTCAAAAAAGCGTATCGACAAGATCCACGCTATGAAAGAGAAGTTTCTCAGTGGAGCTGCCCAGAGAGGTTGCCCAGAGGAAGATGCCGTGAAGATTTGGGAGATGATTGAGTCCGGTGGGTCCTATCTTTTCAATAAGTCGCACGCAACCGCTTATGCCATTACCGCCTATGTTGGAGCTTACCTCAAAGCCAACTTTCCTACGGCATTCTACACCGTTGCACTCCAATGGGCCGATGACAAGGAGATATCGACGTTGATGTCCGAGATGGAGCAATGCTCAGTTGCTAAGATTGTGCCTCCGGATATCAATGTGTCTGATGTGCACTTTACAACCGACTATGCTCAGGATAAGATTTTCTGGTCGCTTACCCGCATAAAGATGGTCGGAAGCAAGGCGGCAAGCTATGTTATCGAAGAACGAACCAAAAACGGGCTCTTCACTTCGCTTGAGAACTTTATCCATAGGATATTTAAACACAAACTCAAACGCTATGAGTATTGGGATGACCCCGACAATACTGAGCAACAATCACGTGTCCCGGTCAATGCACGGCATATTCGCAATATGATTCTTGCCGGGTGCTTTGACAATATCGAGGGTGTTGATGTGATAACCGACCGCTACCGCATCGTTCAACAGGCTGCCGAGCTATTAGGATTTACGCTCAGTGAACAGGATTTTCCTGCCGATATGGTGCTCAAACCTCACTATTGGTCGATGCAACAAATAGCCCTTTCGGGCGTGGGATAA
- a CDS encoding Zinc finger domain-containing protein yields MEQKICQSCGMPMVTPEEFGTNNDGSLNQDYCCYCYKDGNFTSQFTMDEMIAHCAQYVEDFNSDSDTKLTKEQAIEQMKQDFPTLKRWSK; encoded by the coding sequence ATGGAACAGAAGATTTGTCAGAGTTGCGGTATGCCAATGGTAACACCTGAAGAATTTGGAACAAATAATGATGGTAGTCTCAATCAAGATTATTGTTGTTATTGTTATAAAGATGGTAACTTTACATCCCAGTTTACAATGGATGAAATGATTGCACACTGTGCTCAATATGTGGAGGATTTTAATAGTGACTCCGACACTAAACTGACTAAAGAACAAGCTATTGAACAAATGAAACAGGACTTCCCAACCCTCAAGCGTTGGAGTAAATAG
- a CDS encoding DNA polymerase III alpha subunit, whose translation MNELIPWLEANKISYSQLDDEVIEIEEFGKLFLADLTRVTSIFKSDAEQLKFNLMESPEVLMEEGIFYVVFPFGNNWYYYDLREEFRFNILKYVGKRKPTQLQTPFVNLGVHTPYELLSGSGDLSLWVRKAKYLGHSAIGICDYNTMAATLNLQKECKAAGIKHVFGYSLTVEHLDEKVEMKVYAINQIGLQNLLRIQKAVMVDSENQTISVETLNQYGEGNILVFGKLSGGWLKANRRLISGFKQRFERCYFQVDLSEYKADRIDVEVLNSAATFFENFGNPLTLSFEIDPILIVDCYYLDRDDAKNKILLGKVATGAAHRQSDEQYFKDVDEHFAVLKPLFNDKWNVEKLFEKMCQPTVEIAEKAMAMYETDRNFMPRYDMTPEEQQKYDDRHTMFLSLLEEGFARLVPADKSEQYRKRLEHEVYILESTDNVDYMLVQYDTVNWARANGILVGCGRGSAGGCLVMYLLGLTLIDPIKFDLLFERFLLPERAGLYPTQTTKFVNEMKTNAYVEMTLDNGKVLKLDKDAQLLVIRDGTEQVVYADQLIDGDDVVFDHRDYLWMINYFGNGKTNNHRQ comes from the coding sequence ATGAACGAACTTATACCTTGGCTTGAAGCCAACAAAATATCATACAGTCAATTAGATGATGAGGTTATTGAGATAGAAGAGTTTGGCAAACTCTTTCTTGCCGACCTAACGAGGGTAACCTCCATTTTCAAATCCGATGCCGAGCAATTGAAGTTTAACCTGATGGAGAGCCCTGAGGTGTTGATGGAAGAGGGAATCTTTTATGTGGTTTTCCCATTTGGCAACAACTGGTACTACTACGATTTGCGAGAGGAGTTCCGCTTCAACATCCTTAAATATGTAGGCAAACGCAAACCGACTCAATTACAAACTCCATTTGTGAACTTGGGTGTGCATACTCCGTATGAGCTTCTTAGCGGTTCGGGCGATTTGTCGCTCTGGGTACGGAAGGCGAAATACCTTGGCCACTCAGCCATCGGAATATGCGACTATAACACAATGGCGGCAACACTCAACCTACAAAAGGAGTGCAAGGCTGCCGGAATTAAACACGTTTTCGGCTACTCGCTCACAGTAGAGCATTTAGATGAGAAAGTAGAGATGAAGGTCTATGCAATTAATCAGATAGGTCTTCAAAACCTGCTTCGGATTCAAAAGGCAGTGATGGTCGATTCTGAGAATCAAACTATCTCTGTCGAGACCCTAAACCAATACGGTGAAGGCAACATATTGGTCTTCGGCAAACTCTCTGGAGGGTGGCTCAAAGCGAACCGTCGTCTGATTAGCGGATTCAAACAGAGATTTGAGCGGTGCTACTTTCAGGTTGATTTGAGCGAGTATAAAGCTGACCGAATTGATGTGGAGGTGCTGAACTCTGCTGCCACTTTCTTTGAGAATTTTGGCAATCCGCTAACCCTTTCATTCGAGATAGACCCTATTCTAATAGTGGATTGCTACTATCTGGACCGCGATGATGCGAAAAACAAAATCCTGCTGGGTAAGGTGGCAACCGGAGCAGCACACAGACAGAGTGATGAGCAATACTTCAAAGATGTGGATGAGCATTTTGCGGTACTCAAACCACTCTTTAACGACAAGTGGAATGTGGAGAAGCTTTTTGAGAAGATGTGCCAACCAACAGTCGAGATAGCCGAAAAAGCTATGGCGATGTATGAGACCGATAGAAATTTTATGCCCCGATACGATATGACCCCCGAGGAGCAACAAAAATATGACGACCGACACACGATGTTTCTCTCTCTGCTTGAAGAGGGGTTCGCACGGCTTGTCCCTGCCGACAAGAGTGAGCAGTATCGTAAACGGTTGGAACACGAGGTCTATATCCTTGAATCGACCGACAATGTTGACTATATGCTCGTGCAGTACGATACGGTGAATTGGGCTCGTGCCAATGGTATATTGGTGGGTTGCGGTCGTGGTTCGGCTGGCGGATGCTTGGTGATGTACTTGCTGGGGCTAACGCTTATCGACCCGATAAAGTTTGATTTGCTTTTCGAGCGTTTTCTGCTCCCCGAGCGTGCCGGGCTCTATCCGACACAGACGACTAAGTTCGTAAACGAGATGAAAACCAACGCCTATGTAGAAATGACACTCGACAACGGCAAGGTTCTCAAACTTGATAAAGATGCTCAACTGCTCGTCATTCGTGATGGCACGGAGCAGGTAGTATATGCAGATCAATTGATTGATGGCGACGATGTAGTGTTCGACCATAGAGATTACTTATGGATGATTAACTACTTCGGCAATGGTAAAACCAACAATCATAGACAGTAA
- a CDS encoding Guanylate kinase has product MKPTIIAIVGASGSGKTYLSKMLQEQLGVYLIVSHTTRPMREGEIEGVDHYYIKNAHRFGRSQMLSYTKFADYEYFALEEQVPPKGYCAYVVDERGLRFLKENKSHKFDIISIRVEATMDTLLERGIPLCRIMRDEDREPLPLGYYDCVIENNGTIEEFDMKIYETYKKICRWQRQR; this is encoded by the coding sequence ATGAAACCAACTATTATCGCCATTGTCGGGGCAAGCGGCTCGGGCAAGACCTACCTTTCAAAAATGCTGCAAGAGCAGTTAGGCGTGTATCTGATTGTATCGCACACGACACGCCCGATGCGAGAGGGTGAAATTGAGGGTGTGGACCATTACTACATCAAAAATGCTCACCGTTTCGGACGCTCCCAGATGCTATCCTACACCAAATTTGCCGACTATGAATACTTCGCCCTTGAGGAGCAGGTGCCGCCCAAAGGTTACTGTGCCTACGTGGTCGATGAGCGTGGACTGCGATTCCTCAAAGAGAATAAGAGCCACAAGTTCGATATTATCTCCATTCGTGTGGAGGCGACAATGGACACCTTGCTTGAGCGAGGCATACCACTATGTCGGATTATGCGAGACGAAGACCGAGAACCACTACCGCTGGGCTATTACGACTGCGTGATTGAGAACAACGGCACGATCGAGGAGTTCGATATGAAGATTTACGAAACCTATAAAAAGATTTGCAGATGGCAGCGCCAAAGGTAG
- a CDS encoding Transcriptional regulator, AraC family: MEQTKIEAICQSCGMPMLATEHFGTKSDNSPSADYCCYCFQSGHFTHDMSIEDAIESNVSYMDGSEKIDGRTLTKSEAALRMHVQFPSLKRWSAHESTHKEYFKAINRAVDYINEHLNQPVNLYDLANIVNISEFHFHRIFKALVGESPGEYIQRLRLEKAIFKLQTTKLTLTEIAEQIGYQSPHALSKAFKKRFGTSPSVFRAQPSDLSFPINEPEFLLIEPEIKEINPKKVMTFQIANPFENKDAFVQGWRKLVQFMNVTGIPDATHEYLSLSRDVSTITESSKCRTYVCISTNPNIKPEGEFGQQIIAGGLYAVFTYKGAYKNLESVYCSIYRNWIPNSKYELRDVAFFEKYLNTPDVVSQDELLTEVYIPVSIL; the protein is encoded by the coding sequence ATGGAACAAACTAAAATCGAAGCGATTTGTCAAAGTTGCGGTATGCCGATGTTGGCAACCGAGCATTTCGGAACAAAAAGCGACAATAGTCCTTCAGCGGACTATTGTTGTTATTGCTTTCAGAGTGGGCATTTTACCCACGACATGAGCATAGAAGATGCTATCGAAAGCAATGTCTCTTATATGGATGGCTCTGAGAAGATAGATGGGAGAACTTTGACCAAAAGCGAAGCTGCCCTTAGAATGCATGTTCAATTTCCCTCTTTGAAACGATGGTCAGCACACGAAAGCACCCACAAAGAATATTTCAAAGCCATAAATCGCGCTGTTGATTACATAAACGAACACTTAAATCAACCCGTAAATTTATATGACTTAGCCAACATCGTAAATATTTCAGAGTTCCATTTTCACCGGATATTCAAAGCATTGGTGGGCGAAAGTCCCGGAGAATATATACAGCGTTTACGTTTGGAGAAGGCGATATTTAAACTCCAAACGACCAAATTAACACTTACGGAAATTGCAGAACAAATAGGATATCAAAGTCCTCATGCGCTATCCAAGGCTTTCAAAAAACGTTTTGGAACATCACCATCTGTTTTTCGTGCACAACCTTCTGATTTATCTTTTCCTATCAACGAGCCCGAATTTTTACTCATAGAGCCTGAGATAAAAGAGATAAACCCCAAAAAGGTTATGACTTTTCAAATTGCGAACCCCTTTGAAAACAAAGATGCCTTTGTTCAAGGATGGAGGAAATTGGTCCAATTTATGAATGTCACTGGTATTCCCGATGCGACCCACGAATATTTAAGTTTGAGTCGTGATGTGTCGACCATTACGGAGTCGAGTAAATGCCGTACTTATGTCTGTATCTCCACAAATCCGAATATCAAACCCGAAGGCGAGTTTGGACAGCAAATTATAGCAGGTGGGTTGTATGCAGTATTTACCTATAAGGGAGCATACAAAAACCTTGAGTCAGTCTATTGCTCTATATACCGTAACTGGATTCCCAATAGTAAATACGAATTACGAGATGTCGCTTTTTTTGAGAAATATCTAAATACTCCGGATGTTGTGTCTCAAGATGAGTTGCTAACAGAAGTGTATATCCCCGTTTCTATCCTTTGA